A window of Acidobacteriota bacterium contains these coding sequences:
- a CDS encoding DUF4382 domain-containing protein, with product MRKLSGISLATALAFATMLTMSACGGANTTPVPSSPGSSSFNGPGPAGNAVVTAGSAAMNASPAAAPGMPNVLTAQVTIGSITAVNANGSTTAIMTKPAMVELTHLGTSSTLVNVNPLPQGTYNSVTFTITAAQVTYLKAGVVTVASTVAPSGGTANLTIPPTSASLTETFGTAVDVNWQNASQLALEFDLAQSLSVNNSTGMVTFAPSTTATSPTASVTLTQVAGSTPVVLHVNGTVTATDATNNSLVLMTDSGFSETVFTNSTTVGAAVSSLNTGAAVRTDATINADGSLTALTLETADNGLAETIPSGSKATAAAGTVDEGVVTSPAAGSATSTSFTMVVTNSTNPSLVGQLITVDINPGAITTVIAADPAAAYAGQSAKFTFDATQLFAGQAVWVAGNTDATSTKTNTIVDATNVMQSPVSLDATTAAVKATVGTDGTTDTAFLFPLAASFSGLPSGTAVAGTAVTCAAVGSGAPPSPCTAANLEGPYLSSTTQILKTPAGNTVGARGYLTQTGGINSLAIISAYDAAALPKP from the coding sequence ATGCGCAAACTTTCGGGAATTTCGCTGGCGACCGCTCTGGCGTTCGCTACTATGCTCACCATGTCGGCCTGCGGCGGGGCCAACACGACGCCGGTACCTTCGAGTCCCGGTTCCTCGTCCTTTAATGGCCCTGGGCCGGCGGGCAACGCGGTGGTTACGGCGGGATCGGCGGCAATGAACGCCAGTCCAGCGGCGGCGCCGGGGATGCCGAACGTGCTGACCGCGCAGGTGACGATCGGCTCGATCACGGCGGTCAACGCCAACGGCAGCACCACGGCCATCATGACGAAACCGGCGATGGTGGAGCTGACGCATCTGGGTACCAGCAGCACGCTGGTGAATGTGAACCCGCTGCCGCAGGGGACTTACAACAGCGTGACGTTCACGATTACTGCTGCGCAAGTCACCTACCTCAAGGCAGGGGTGGTGACCGTGGCCAGCACGGTGGCACCCAGCGGCGGCACAGCCAACCTAACGATCCCGCCCACGAGCGCGTCGCTGACGGAGACGTTCGGCACGGCGGTGGACGTGAACTGGCAGAATGCCTCGCAGCTCGCCCTGGAATTTGACCTGGCGCAATCGCTGAGCGTGAACAACAGCACCGGGATGGTGACCTTCGCGCCCTCCACCACGGCGACCTCGCCCACAGCCAGCGTGACCCTAACGCAAGTGGCAGGATCGACGCCGGTCGTACTGCATGTGAACGGGACCGTGACCGCGACCGACGCCACGAACAACAGCCTGGTCCTAATGACCGACAGCGGCTTCAGCGAAACCGTGTTTACCAATAGCACGACGGTGGGCGCGGCCGTTTCGAGTCTCAACACCGGGGCGGCGGTGCGGACGGATGCGACCATCAATGCCGATGGCTCACTCACGGCGCTGACGCTGGAGACGGCAGACAACGGGCTGGCGGAAACGATTCCGTCGGGCAGCAAGGCGACGGCGGCGGCGGGTACGGTGGACGAAGGGGTGGTGACCTCGCCGGCGGCCGGCAGCGCGACCTCGACTTCGTTCACGATGGTGGTAACCAACAGCACGAATCCCTCGCTCGTAGGCCAACTGATCACGGTGGATATCAATCCGGGAGCGATCACGACCGTCATCGCGGCGGATCCGGCCGCGGCCTATGCCGGACAAAGCGCCAAATTCACGTTTGACGCAACCCAGCTATTTGCGGGCCAGGCGGTGTGGGTAGCGGGTAACACGGACGCAACGAGCACCAAGACCAACACCATCGTGGATGCAACCAACGTGATGCAGTCGCCGGTCAGCCTGGATGCGACCACAGCCGCGGTAAAAGCGACGGTCGGAACCGATGGGACCACGGACACCGCCTTCCTCTTCCCCCTGGCGGCTTCCTTCTCCGGTCTGCCCAGTGGCACGGCCGTGGCGGGCACGGCGGTGACGTGCGCCGCGGTCGGGTCGGGCGCGCCGCCAAGTCCGTGCACGGCGGCGAACCTGGAGGGTCCGTACCTGTCTTCGACCACGCAGATTCTGAAAACGCCGGCCGGCAACACCGTCGGCGCGCGCGGTTATCTCACCCAAACGGGCGGGATCAACAGCCTGGCCATCATCAGTGCTTACGATGCGGCGGCACTGCCGAAACCCTGA
- a CDS encoding M13 family peptidase translates to MRKPTAPSLLALAAVLALGACSKSRPAATTAASSSPASVVMTDLDTSVNPCQNFYQYACGNWMKNNPIPADESSWGTFNTLADHNQEVLHTILNQASANPSADTDAPTREVGTYYQACMNQDAINATGAKPLAAGLHAIDTMTSAQQLATEVGRLQSQGVNALFRFGSTQDAKNASADVIADADQGGLGLPNRGYYVRQDARSRALRQQYQDHVAQMFVLLGDTHATAAAEAATVLAIETRLAQASITDVQRRDPNATYHKMSVARFESLAPYFDWKAFLATTGSPNFSEVNVDVPAYFRALNTDLRALPLSAWKTYLRWHLVHAAAPSLSEPFVDANFAFFGTAMRGVTAQQPRWKRCVASTDRHLGDALGQLYVKAAFSPQAKAHMTQMVENLKAALGQDIDGLQWMSAATKKQALVKLHAIVDKVGYPNQWLDYTSIELSPANYYADVANTTAFQYHRQLNKIGKPVDRSEWQMTPPTVNAYYTPLWNQIVFPAGILQPPFFSQTRDDAVNYGGVGAVMGHEMTHGFDDEGSQFDAHGNLHNWWTPADKKAFEERTACLVREYTSFSPIAGVHLDGKLTLGENTADNGGVRVAYMAMEKALGSQPDARVDGFTREQRFFLGYAQIWCENVRPKAARMAANVDPHSPGNFRVDGVVQNMPEFAAAFHCGPQAPMTGGPTACRVW, encoded by the coding sequence ATGCGCAAACCGACTGCTCCTTCCCTGCTCGCGCTGGCTGCAGTTCTGGCGCTCGGCGCCTGCTCGAAATCCAGGCCTGCGGCGACCACGGCGGCCTCCAGCAGTCCGGCGAGCGTGGTGATGACGGATCTCGATACGAGCGTGAACCCCTGCCAGAACTTCTATCAGTACGCCTGCGGAAACTGGATGAAGAACAACCCGATTCCGGCAGATGAGTCAAGCTGGGGTACGTTCAATACGCTGGCGGATCACAACCAGGAGGTGTTGCACACCATCCTGAACCAAGCGAGCGCCAATCCCAGCGCCGATACGGATGCACCGACGCGCGAGGTGGGCACCTACTACCAGGCCTGCATGAACCAGGACGCCATCAATGCCACGGGCGCGAAGCCGCTGGCGGCCGGCCTGCACGCCATCGACACCATGACGAGCGCGCAGCAGCTTGCGACCGAAGTGGGGCGGCTACAGTCGCAGGGCGTGAACGCCCTGTTCCGCTTCGGCTCGACGCAAGATGCCAAAAACGCCAGCGCCGACGTGATTGCCGATGCCGACCAGGGCGGCCTGGGGCTGCCCAACCGGGGCTACTATGTGCGGCAGGACGCGCGCTCCAGGGCGCTGCGCCAGCAGTATCAGGATCATGTGGCGCAAATGTTCGTGCTGCTGGGCGACACGCACGCCACCGCAGCGGCGGAAGCGGCAACGGTGCTGGCGATTGAGACCAGGCTGGCGCAGGCTTCGATCACCGACGTGCAGCGCCGCGATCCCAACGCCACGTACCACAAAATGAGCGTGGCGCGTTTTGAGTCGCTGGCGCCGTACTTCGACTGGAAGGCGTTCCTCGCCACGACCGGTTCGCCGAACTTCAGCGAAGTCAACGTGGACGTGCCCGCCTACTTCCGCGCACTCAATACCGACCTGCGCGCACTGCCGCTCAGCGCCTGGAAAACCTATCTGCGCTGGCATCTGGTCCACGCGGCGGCGCCTTCGCTTTCCGAGCCGTTCGTGGACGCCAATTTCGCATTCTTTGGCACAGCGATGCGCGGCGTGACGGCGCAACAGCCGCGCTGGAAGCGGTGCGTGGCCTCGACCGACCGGCATTTGGGCGACGCGCTCGGCCAGCTTTACGTGAAAGCGGCCTTCAGCCCACAAGCCAAGGCGCACATGACACAGATGGTGGAAAACCTGAAGGCCGCCCTAGGCCAGGACATCGACGGCCTGCAATGGATGTCGGCGGCGACCAAGAAGCAGGCGCTGGTCAAGCTGCACGCCATCGTCGACAAAGTGGGCTATCCCAACCAGTGGCTGGATTACACTTCGATTGAACTTTCGCCGGCCAACTACTACGCAGATGTGGCCAACACGACGGCGTTTCAGTACCACCGCCAGTTGAACAAGATTGGCAAACCGGTGGACCGCAGCGAGTGGCAGATGACGCCACCGACGGTAAACGCCTACTACACCCCGCTGTGGAACCAGATTGTGTTTCCCGCCGGGATTCTACAGCCGCCGTTTTTCAGCCAGACGCGCGATGACGCGGTCAACTACGGCGGAGTGGGCGCGGTGATGGGCCATGAGATGACGCATGGCTTTGACGACGAAGGCAGCCAGTTTGACGCCCACGGCAACCTGCACAACTGGTGGACGCCGGCAGACAAAAAAGCGTTCGAGGAGCGCACGGCATGTCTGGTGCGGGAGTACACCAGCTTCAGCCCGATTGCAGGCGTGCATCTCGATGGCAAACTGACGCTGGGCGAAAACACCGCCGACAACGGCGGCGTGCGCGTGGCGTACATGGCCATGGAAAAGGCTCTGGGCAGCCAGCCCGACGCGAGGGTCGATGGATTCACGCGCGAGCAGCGGTTCTTCTTAGGCTACGCGCAGATCTGGTGCGAGAATGTGCGGCCGAAGGCGGCGCGGATGGCGGCGAATGTGGATCCGCACTCACCGGGCAACTTCCGGGTGGACGGGGTCGTGCAAAACATGCCGGAGTTCGCGGCGGCATTTCACTGTGGGCCGCAGGCTCCCATGACGGGGGGACCTACGGCCTGCCGTGTTTGGTGA
- a CDS encoding cupin domain-containing protein, protein MSAATQPLHTRWTDLELETLNPLIQRHFVVGDQIMLARILLKKGAEVPRHSHANEQVTWILEGALQFSIDGRELVVRAGEVLCIPPHLPHAAVALEDTVDVDVFTPPRQDWITKDDAYLRGSK, encoded by the coding sequence ATGTCTGCTGCGACCCAACCCCTGCATACCCGCTGGACCGATTTGGAACTGGAAACCCTCAACCCCCTCATCCAGCGCCATTTCGTGGTTGGCGACCAGATCATGCTCGCCCGTATTCTGCTGAAAAAAGGCGCTGAGGTCCCCCGCCATAGTCACGCCAACGAGCAGGTGACCTGGATTCTCGAGGGCGCGCTACAGTTCTCCATCGACGGCCGCGAGCTGGTCGTCCGCGCCGGCGAAGTGCTCTGCATTCCTCCCCACCTGCCCCATGCCGCCGTGGCGCTCGAAGACACTGTCGACGTGGACGTCTTCACCCCGCCCCGCCAGGACTGGATCACCAAAGACGACGCCTATCTGCGCGGCTCGAAATAA
- a CDS encoding DUF4382 domain-containing protein — protein MHKYSISIMAIFVAAGLLAGCGGSGALSTTGSSSAAGASPTVVTVGDAPMSSVLAALVTISGVTFTSASGSVSLLQQPRTVELTHLGGIRAPLELKPLAAGTYTSMSITVSAATITYIDPTTGQPVTAKATIPAAAATDTITLNPPLQVSAQGATDVRFDFDLQSSLDLTGSTVTFTPKIGGAATSVESEDDDQRSVHVDGTVSAVDTTANTIAIKAGDSGLNVTLHVTSDTEFDDNVSLATLQVGTQIDTVDRLNVDGSLTALKIEDTDGGTEENQQGDIDGGIVTAVTRDSQNQLTSFTMVIRDSLDFDTLGQTLTVEVNSGTVFKDSMMAQAAGLASYDQSSIFVGQGVWVAGTAVQTASSTVLATEIRPAAVSPFGLTSAAVQAAANGGFTITLLLDNQTSFDKFAGLTTLTVETNASTEFDGNGLTSTTVASLPAGTPLVARGYLAAVSSASGSSDVLFCTFLREESH, from the coding sequence ATGCACAAATACAGTATTTCCATAATGGCCATTTTCGTGGCCGCGGGCCTGCTGGCCGGCTGCGGTGGCAGCGGGGCTCTGAGCACGACGGGCAGCAGCAGTGCGGCGGGCGCCAGCCCGACGGTAGTTACCGTGGGGGATGCGCCGATGAGTAGCGTACTGGCGGCGCTGGTGACGATTTCCGGCGTGACGTTTACCAGCGCCAGCGGCAGCGTGTCGCTGCTGCAGCAGCCGCGCACCGTGGAGCTCACCCATCTGGGCGGCATCCGCGCGCCCCTGGAGCTGAAGCCGCTGGCGGCGGGCACCTACACCAGCATGAGTATTACGGTCAGCGCGGCGACCATTACCTACATCGATCCCACAACGGGGCAGCCGGTAACCGCGAAAGCGACTATTCCCGCGGCGGCGGCAACGGATACCATCACGCTGAATCCGCCGCTGCAGGTGAGCGCACAAGGGGCGACCGATGTGCGCTTCGATTTCGACCTGCAAAGTTCACTCGACCTGACCGGCAGTACGGTGACCTTCACGCCCAAAATTGGCGGGGCTGCAACCAGCGTGGAGAGTGAAGATGACGATCAGCGGAGTGTACATGTGGATGGAACGGTAAGCGCGGTAGACACGACGGCCAACACGATCGCGATCAAAGCCGGCGATAGCGGGCTGAACGTCACCCTGCACGTCACCAGCGATACAGAATTTGACGACAATGTGTCGCTCGCGACCCTCCAGGTGGGCACGCAGATTGATACCGTCGACCGGCTGAACGTGGACGGCTCGCTGACGGCGTTGAAGATCGAAGACACGGACGGCGGCACGGAAGAAAACCAGCAGGGCGATATCGACGGCGGCATCGTGACCGCCGTGACACGCGACAGCCAGAATCAGTTGACCAGCTTCACGATGGTGATCCGCGACAGCCTGGACTTCGATACGCTGGGGCAGACGCTGACCGTGGAAGTGAACAGCGGCACCGTCTTCAAGGACAGCATGATGGCGCAGGCGGCGGGGCTAGCGAGCTACGACCAGAGCTCAATCTTCGTGGGCCAGGGCGTCTGGGTGGCGGGCACGGCAGTGCAGACGGCCAGCAGTACGGTGCTGGCGACCGAAATCCGGCCGGCGGCGGTGAGTCCGTTCGGGCTGACCTCGGCGGCGGTGCAGGCGGCAGCGAATGGCGGCTTCACCATAACCCTGCTGCTCGACAACCAGACCAGCTTTGATAAATTTGCGGGGCTGACGACGCTGACCGTCGAAACGAACGCCAGCACGGAGTTCGACGGCAATGGCCTGACCAGTACGACGGTGGCTAGCCTGCCGGCGGGCACGCCGCTGGTGGCGCGGGGCTATCTGGCCGCGGTCAGTTCTGCCAGCGGCAGTAGCGACGTGCTGTTCTGCACCTTCTTGCGCGAGGAAAGCCACTAG
- a CDS encoding AraC family transcriptional regulator: MTAAAIAFSAPFHGATLRRRRFALFQVTETAYPADLCIPLHAHAAAYLGITVRGAAIQWCGRTEREAKAWALTWHPAGEIHQDRFGNSGAVGLSVELRPELVLRLGEAGADLSRGLHLCDGQSASLGARFFEEFRRDDDLCGLALEGILLETLTSLQRRRLGAENTPPPWLLRVRQLIRERAHEHWTLCSLAAAAEVHPVHFSRSFRRFQRCSIASFIRRARIERACDALQSGRGSLGEIAVACGFCDQSQFSKAFKTETGLTPRQYQLLARR, encoded by the coding sequence GTGACTGCTGCTGCGATCGCTTTTAGCGCTCCTTTTCACGGCGCCACCCTCCGCCGACGGCGCTTCGCACTGTTCCAGGTCACTGAAACGGCCTATCCCGCCGATCTCTGCATCCCGCTGCACGCCCACGCCGCAGCTTACCTGGGGATAACCGTCCGTGGCGCCGCGATCCAATGGTGCGGTCGCACCGAGCGTGAAGCCAAGGCCTGGGCCTTGACCTGGCACCCCGCCGGCGAGATTCACCAGGACCGCTTCGGCAATTCCGGTGCCGTCGGGCTGAGCGTCGAGCTGCGGCCGGAGCTGGTCTTGCGTCTCGGTGAGGCCGGCGCGGACCTCAGCCGCGGCCTGCATCTATGCGATGGACAAAGCGCTTCGCTGGGAGCGCGCTTTTTCGAGGAGTTCCGCCGGGACGATGATCTTTGCGGCCTGGCGCTGGAGGGCATCCTGCTGGAAACCCTCACCTCGCTGCAGCGCCGCCGCTTGGGCGCCGAAAACACCCCGCCACCCTGGCTGCTGCGGGTGCGGCAACTGATTCGCGAACGCGCACATGAGCATTGGACCCTGTGCTCGCTCGCGGCCGCCGCCGAAGTCCATCCCGTTCATTTCTCCCGCAGCTTCCGCCGTTTCCAGCGATGTTCGATCGCCTCCTTTATCCGCCGGGCTCGGATCGAGCGCGCCTGTGACGCGCTGCAGTCCGGCCGTGGCTCGCTGGGTGAGATCGCCGTGGCCTGTGGCTTTTGCGACCAAAGCCAATTCAGCAAAGCGTTCAAAACCGAGACCGGGCTCACCCCGCGCCAATACCAGTTACTCGCCCGCCGCTGA
- a CDS encoding carboxypeptidase regulatory-like domain-containing protein has protein sequence MEVTHMRSRSLTILPALLLCAAFAFAQGTTSTATGVVTDPTGAIVPGATVVLTNQGTSYARTVQTTSAGLYVFDAIPVGDYSISVAKTGFRTFRSRNNVVTIGQPMTVNVKLRVGTASQEVSVNASAELVQTSSSGNFGNIVNQRTIQQLPIVGTRGRNPLDLDVFQPGVITGGNTGGGVNVNGSRGRAWNFTLDGIAINEASAPGSNYSPVNTNPDSIGEFRVITSNLTAQYGSVSGGQVAMITRQGTNQFHGEGFWLYQTPGLNANNYFNNLAGLGRSDFVQNIYGFSVGGPIIKNRTFFFTNLQLLHAHESEFESSPVFTSQARQGLFRYVPNSQNTPYGQAGASVNADGSVASGVQVNTYNVATENPGGLALDPTLQKIIGLTPLPNDFSSGDGLNIAGFDWTPNETQSNADWTLRVDQILNTKNALFLRWYQSHDNTIADIVNGGLPPFPKSPNVVNTYREPKSLALGWTASFSPNLTNQLVAGFTHYIFNFANPDPNFRSNPPYDLAIVSNPLQNYVGNARAISTPQLNDDLTWLHGAHTIQTGVHLEYVVHIDDRGSIGGWDAEPYINFDPGINTVSSSAFKLPSDINKSTDLGNLKTTINDLLGRVGTMGQGFVSNQSGSAYQPGGSIFNFEAEYPQYEFYGQDAWRLNPNLVLDYGLRWDVMLAPHDPRHRILRPNQSFTVGAAPTNTLAWAPGPLYKNSNTLLAPTVGFAWDPFGHGTTSVRAHYGLYYDPINTFSISSGVFEHLVGLNYGVTNDSFGESGGLLRNGLPALAPPAGLTPEQLRQPPAFSRSSVTAMDPNWHPAQVSEWGLSVEHELPQHMVLTVQFIGKHAVHLYGGYNANQVNVTSNGFLQAFKTVQSGGDSSLMDQLLSADPHVAKGQTGSQYVRDAYSGDFALNSVGALADSLSKFEVKGMGLAQASGLSPYFFLPLPQFAGGFDVLDSNDWSHYNALQIQMQRRFGGLTFQASYSLAKSMDTRSYDPTFTRVRTGHAQSASSTPYDIYNRSLNYAPSDFDQRHALQGDWVWNLPFGAGQRWGSGVNPWLRHVIGGWTTAAVLTWTSGRPFSAYSGAYTFDGDVQSFANCAGSCSGLASLHTDPKTGNRTLFTPQQIAQFSTPALGQLGNTGRNFFRLPEQFDLDLDLAKEFHITESQRLEIRADATNVTNHPGYDLADSSTITSSVFGSELYGVANTERRIQLGLKYYF, from the coding sequence ATGGAGGTGACTCACATGCGCTCTCGCTCCCTGACCATCCTGCCGGCGCTGCTCCTCTGCGCCGCTTTCGCCTTCGCCCAAGGCACCACCTCGACGGCGACCGGCGTGGTCACCGATCCCACCGGGGCGATCGTACCCGGCGCCACGGTCGTACTCACCAACCAGGGCACCAGCTACGCCCGCACGGTGCAGACCACCTCCGCCGGCCTCTATGTCTTCGATGCCATCCCCGTGGGCGACTACTCCATTTCCGTTGCCAAGACCGGGTTCCGCACCTTCCGCTCGCGTAATAACGTCGTCACCATCGGCCAGCCGATGACCGTCAACGTCAAATTGCGGGTGGGGACTGCCTCGCAGGAGGTCTCCGTCAATGCCAGCGCCGAGCTGGTGCAGACCAGCTCCTCCGGAAATTTCGGCAACATTGTCAATCAGCGCACCATTCAACAATTGCCCATCGTGGGCACGCGCGGGCGCAATCCATTGGATTTGGACGTCTTTCAACCCGGTGTGATCACTGGCGGCAACACCGGCGGGGGCGTGAATGTCAATGGCAGCCGCGGCCGCGCTTGGAATTTCACCTTGGACGGCATCGCCATCAACGAGGCTTCGGCTCCGGGCTCGAACTATTCGCCGGTGAACACCAATCCCGATTCCATCGGTGAGTTCCGCGTCATCACCAGCAACCTCACCGCCCAGTACGGTAGCGTCAGCGGCGGACAAGTGGCGATGATTACGCGCCAGGGCACCAACCAATTCCATGGCGAGGGCTTCTGGCTCTACCAGACGCCGGGCCTGAACGCCAATAACTATTTCAACAATCTGGCTGGACTGGGCCGCTCGGACTTCGTGCAGAACATCTACGGCTTCAGCGTTGGCGGACCGATCATCAAGAACCGCACCTTTTTCTTCACCAACCTGCAACTGTTGCACGCCCACGAATCAGAGTTCGAGTCCAGCCCGGTCTTCACCTCCCAGGCGCGTCAGGGGTTGTTCCGCTACGTTCCCAATAGCCAGAACACTCCCTACGGACAGGCCGGCGCTTCCGTAAATGCCGACGGCAGCGTTGCCAGCGGCGTCCAAGTCAACACCTACAACGTCGCTACGGAAAATCCCGGTGGACTGGCGCTGGACCCAACCCTCCAAAAAATCATCGGCCTGACGCCGCTGCCCAATGACTTTTCCAGCGGCGATGGCCTTAACATTGCCGGCTTCGACTGGACGCCGAACGAAACCCAATCCAACGCCGACTGGACGCTCCGCGTCGATCAAATCCTGAACACCAAAAACGCCCTCTTCCTCCGCTGGTATCAGAGCCACGACAACACCATCGCCGACATCGTCAATGGCGGACTGCCGCCGTTTCCCAAATCCCCGAATGTGGTCAACACCTACCGCGAGCCCAAGAGCCTGGCGCTCGGCTGGACCGCCAGCTTCTCGCCCAACTTGACCAATCAGCTCGTCGCCGGCTTCACCCATTACATTTTCAACTTTGCCAATCCCGATCCCAACTTCCGCAGCAACCCTCCCTACGACCTGGCCATTGTCAGCAATCCGTTGCAAAACTACGTCGGCAACGCACGCGCCATCTCCACCCCCCAGCTCAACGACGATCTGACCTGGCTGCACGGCGCGCACACGATCCAGACCGGCGTACACCTCGAATACGTGGTCCATATCGACGACCGCGGCTCGATCGGGGGATGGGATGCCGAGCCGTACATCAATTTCGATCCCGGCATTAACACCGTCAGCAGTTCGGCTTTCAAGCTTCCGTCCGACATCAATAAGAGCACCGATCTCGGCAACCTCAAAACGACGATCAATGACCTTCTGGGACGGGTTGGGACGATGGGACAGGGATTTGTTTCCAACCAGAGCGGCAGCGCATACCAGCCCGGCGGTTCGATCTTCAACTTCGAGGCAGAATACCCCCAGTACGAGTTCTACGGCCAGGATGCCTGGCGCCTGAACCCCAATCTGGTCCTCGACTACGGTCTGCGCTGGGATGTTATGCTGGCGCCCCACGATCCGCGCCACCGCATCCTCCGCCCCAATCAAAGTTTCACCGTCGGCGCCGCCCCGACCAACACGCTCGCCTGGGCCCCCGGCCCGCTCTACAAGAACTCCAACACTCTGCTCGCCCCTACGGTCGGCTTCGCTTGGGATCCGTTTGGCCACGGCACCACCTCGGTCCGCGCGCACTATGGTCTTTACTATGACCCGATAAACACTTTCTCCATATCTTCAGGCGTGTTCGAACATCTCGTCGGCCTTAATTACGGTGTCACCAACGATAGCTTCGGCGAATCCGGCGGCCTGCTGCGCAACGGATTGCCCGCGCTCGCCCCGCCTGCGGGTCTGACGCCGGAGCAGTTGCGTCAGCCCCCGGCGTTCTCCCGCAGCAGCGTGACGGCCATGGATCCGAACTGGCACCCCGCGCAGGTGAGCGAGTGGGGCCTGAGCGTCGAACATGAGCTCCCACAGCATATGGTGCTTACCGTGCAATTCATCGGCAAGCACGCCGTGCATTTGTATGGCGGCTATAACGCCAACCAAGTCAACGTCACCAGCAATGGCTTCCTCCAGGCCTTCAAAACCGTGCAGTCCGGCGGCGATAGCTCTCTGATGGACCAACTTCTCAGCGCCGACCCGCATGTTGCGAAGGGCCAGACCGGCTCGCAATATGTCCGCGACGCCTACTCCGGCGATTTCGCGCTCAATTCCGTGGGCGCTCTCGCGGATTCGCTGAGCAAATTTGAGGTGAAAGGTATGGGGTTGGCCCAGGCCAGCGGCCTCAGCCCCTATTTCTTTCTGCCGCTGCCCCAGTTCGCGGGCGGCTTTGACGTCCTCGACAGCAACGATTGGTCCCACTACAACGCACTGCAAATTCAGATGCAGCGCCGCTTTGGCGGGCTCACCTTCCAGGCCTCCTATTCGTTAGCCAAGAGCATGGATACGCGCTCCTATGACCCGACCTTTACCCGGGTCAGGACCGGACACGCCCAGTCTGCCTCCAGCACGCCCTACGACATTTACAACCGCTCCCTGAACTATGCTCCTTCGGACTTTGATCAGCGCCATGCGTTGCAGGGAGACTGGGTTTGGAATCTCCCCTTCGGCGCGGGCCAGCGCTGGGGCAGCGGAGTCAATCCCTGGCTGCGGCATGTCATCGGTGGCTGGACCACAGCCGCAGTTCTCACCTGGACCTCAGGCCGACCCTTCTCTGCCTACTCCGGCGCCTACACCTTCGATGGCGACGTACAGAGCTTCGCCAACTGCGCCGGCAGTTGCTCCGGTCTGGCCAGCCTGCACACCGATCCCAAGACGGGCAACCGGACCTTGTTTACCCCGCAGCAAATCGCGCAGTTCTCTACCCCGGCGTTAGGCCAACTGGGCAACACGGGTCGCAATTTCTTCCGCCTTCCGGAACAGTTCGACTTGGATCTCGATCTCGCCAAAGAGTTCCATATCACCGAATCCCAGCGCCTGGAGATCCGCGCCGACGCCACCAATGTCACCAACCACCCTGGCTACGACCTGGCCGACAGCTCGACGATCACGAGTAGCGTTTTCGGCAGCGAGCTATACGGCGTAGCCAACACCGAGCGCCGGATTCAATTGGGACTCAAGTATTATTTCTGA